In Rhodococcus rhodochrous, a single genomic region encodes these proteins:
- a CDS encoding NAD(P)-dependent alcohol dehydrogenase: MTRTATAAVLREYGAPLRLETVTVPELRDDEVLVRIHGVGICHTDLTAAAGGVPVPTPVVLGHEGAGVVTEVGSAVTGLAVGDRVVLGFDSCRTCSNCTRGRHAYCTRFAPLNYGGVRADGTAVLRDADGAPVHGNWFGQSSFSSLVVATERNAVRLPADVPVALAGPLGCGLATGAGTVLEVLRPEQGSTIVVFGLGAVGTAAVMAARIAGCGNIIGVDPNPRRHGLARALGATETLSPVDHDDLGRHLRRLTGGGADCAVESVGTESVIRQALSSLASPGVCVTLGLRAGRNPVSIDQTHLLSGRTLTGVIEGDVDPHRFLPELAALWRDGHFPVDELVQTFDFTKLDDALAAVASGEVVKAVLTFDIQGNT; the protein is encoded by the coding sequence ATGACCCGCACCGCCACCGCCGCGGTACTACGCGAGTACGGCGCGCCGCTGCGGCTCGAGACGGTGACCGTGCCCGAACTGCGCGACGACGAAGTACTCGTCCGGATCCACGGGGTCGGGATCTGCCACACCGATCTCACCGCCGCCGCGGGAGGCGTCCCCGTCCCGACACCCGTCGTGCTCGGCCACGAGGGCGCCGGAGTCGTCACCGAAGTGGGTTCGGCGGTCACCGGTCTCGCGGTCGGCGATCGGGTGGTCCTCGGATTCGACTCGTGCCGTACGTGCAGCAACTGCACCCGGGGACGGCACGCCTACTGCACGCGGTTCGCCCCGCTCAACTACGGCGGTGTACGCGCCGACGGCACCGCGGTGCTCCGCGACGCCGACGGAGCACCGGTGCACGGCAACTGGTTCGGGCAGTCGTCGTTCTCCTCGCTCGTCGTGGCCACCGAACGCAACGCCGTGCGTCTGCCGGCGGATGTTCCGGTAGCACTGGCGGGTCCGCTCGGATGTGGCCTCGCGACCGGCGCCGGAACCGTGCTCGAGGTACTGCGACCGGAACAGGGGTCGACGATCGTCGTCTTCGGTCTCGGCGCCGTCGGCACGGCCGCGGTGATGGCGGCACGGATCGCCGGGTGCGGGAACATCATCGGCGTCGACCCGAACCCGCGACGACACGGGCTCGCGCGAGCGCTCGGGGCCACCGAGACGCTATCCCCCGTCGATCACGACGACCTCGGACGGCACCTGCGTCGTCTCACCGGCGGTGGCGCCGACTGTGCGGTGGAGTCCGTGGGCACCGAATCCGTGATCCGGCAGGCACTGTCGTCGCTGGCCAGTCCCGGTGTCTGCGTCACCCTCGGGCTGCGCGCCGGCCGCAATCCCGTCTCGATCGACCAGACCCACCTGTTGTCCGGACGCACCCTGACCGGAGTCATCGAGGGCGACGTCGATCCCCACCGGTTCCTTCCAGAACTGGCCGCACTGTGGCGCGACGGGCACTTCCCCGTGGACGAACTCGTGCAGACCTTCGATTTCACGAAACTCGACGACGCTCTCGCCGCTGTCGCCTCCGGCGAGGTCGTCAAGGCCGTACTCACCTTCGACATCCAGGGGAACACATGA
- a CDS encoding TetR/AcrR family transcriptional regulator, which produces MPEQAQVGARTAANTGTPTPTVRRRPKNRKAQIATVAAEAFSERGYHGVSIDEIATAVGISGPALYRHFPNKYALFHHAVVTLADALGSALAEFDEQSGANGTDLDAAEELERKLLALIRTTIENRRTGGLYRWERRYLTGEDHSEIRSKMRALNRSLARTVARLRPDLTDDDYILLSSAMLSVIGSITTHRVPLSNRRLQQLLLDACTAVAATDLVPDVDEPTPAPEPRGLSVANKREVLLQEAVLLFDARGYHEVSIEEIGAAAGINASGVYRHFASKADLLAAAFHRAGDRVAMIIGEALADSTTSAQALDVLTEVYVRMSFENSELMSVYFAEVGNLPAHHRSDLRNIQRLNIEEWARLVGELRPELPAVECRFLVHAALNLVLDTGSLVHFLPTRSRQRRVQQLMLSVLLGDTGSPETAG; this is translated from the coding sequence GTGCCCGAACAAGCGCAGGTCGGGGCACGCACAGCCGCGAATACCGGCACCCCGACCCCCACCGTGCGTCGCCGGCCGAAGAACCGCAAGGCACAGATCGCCACGGTCGCGGCCGAGGCGTTCAGCGAACGCGGCTATCACGGTGTGAGCATCGACGAGATCGCCACTGCCGTCGGCATCTCCGGTCCCGCCCTGTACCGGCACTTCCCGAACAAGTACGCCCTGTTCCACCACGCCGTCGTCACCCTCGCCGACGCCCTCGGCTCCGCCCTCGCGGAGTTCGACGAGCAGAGCGGAGCGAACGGCACCGACCTCGACGCCGCCGAAGAGCTCGAACGCAAGCTCCTCGCTCTCATCCGCACCACGATCGAGAACCGCCGCACGGGTGGGTTGTACCGCTGGGAACGCCGCTATCTCACCGGCGAGGACCACAGCGAGATCCGCTCGAAGATGAGGGCGCTCAACCGCAGTCTCGCCCGCACGGTCGCGCGCCTGCGGCCGGACCTCACCGACGACGACTACATCCTGCTCAGCAGCGCGATGCTCAGCGTCATCGGCTCCATCACCACCCACCGCGTCCCGCTGTCCAATCGGCGCCTGCAGCAGTTGCTGCTCGACGCGTGCACGGCGGTCGCGGCGACCGATCTGGTGCCCGACGTCGACGAACCGACGCCGGCCCCCGAACCGCGCGGGCTGTCCGTGGCGAACAAGCGCGAGGTCCTCCTGCAGGAGGCCGTGCTGCTCTTCGACGCCCGGGGCTATCACGAGGTGAGCATCGAGGAGATCGGTGCGGCGGCCGGTATCAACGCATCCGGCGTCTACCGGCACTTCGCGAGCAAGGCCGATCTGCTCGCGGCCGCCTTCCACCGGGCCGGTGATCGCGTCGCGATGATCATCGGCGAGGCGCTCGCCGACTCCACGACCTCTGCGCAGGCCCTCGACGTCCTCACCGAGGTGTACGTCCGGATGTCGTTCGAGAACAGCGAACTGATGTCGGTGTACTTCGCCGAGGTCGGCAATCTGCCGGCACACCACCGCAGCGACCTGCGGAACATCCAGCGGCTCAACATCGAGGAATGGGCGCGCCTGGTCGGCGAACTCCGTCCCGAACTGCCCGCCGTCGAATGCCGTTTCCTCGTGCACGCCGCACTCAACCTCGTGCTCGACACCGGCAGCCTCGTGCACTTCCTGCCCACCCGTTCGCGGCAGCGCCGGGTGCAGCAGTTGATGCTCTCGGTGCTGCTCGGCGACACCGGTTCGCCGGAGACGGCGGGATGA
- a CDS encoding NAD(P)H-dependent flavin oxidoreductase — protein MRTRFTEIFGVEHPIVQGGMMWVGRAELVAAVAEAGALGFITALTQPTPEDLVREIERTRELTDKPFGVNLTILPSIDPPPYAEYRQAIIDSGVKIVETAGFNPADHLPHFKDAGIKVIHKCTSVRHAVKAERIGVDAVSIDGFECAGHPGEDDVPGLILIPAATSKLGIPVIASGGIADSRGLVAALALGADGVNMGTRFMCTVESPVAHEVKEQIVRNTELDTKLIFRTLRNTARVATNAVSEEVVEIESRGAEFGDIAHLVAGARGRKVFEDGDLDAGIWTAGQSQGLIHDIPTVGELVDRMVTEAEAVITGRLNDIAGADRTVRA, from the coding sequence GTGAGAACCCGATTCACCGAGATTTTCGGGGTGGAGCATCCCATCGTCCAGGGCGGCATGATGTGGGTCGGCCGCGCCGAACTCGTGGCCGCCGTGGCGGAGGCGGGAGCGCTCGGCTTCATCACCGCACTGACCCAGCCCACCCCGGAGGATCTCGTTCGCGAGATCGAACGGACGCGCGAACTCACCGACAAGCCGTTCGGCGTCAACCTCACGATCCTGCCGTCGATCGATCCGCCGCCGTACGCCGAGTACCGCCAGGCGATCATCGACTCGGGCGTGAAGATCGTCGAGACCGCCGGCTTCAACCCGGCCGATCACCTGCCGCACTTCAAGGACGCCGGCATCAAGGTGATCCACAAGTGCACGAGCGTGCGGCACGCGGTCAAGGCCGAGCGCATCGGCGTGGACGCCGTGAGCATCGACGGCTTCGAGTGCGCCGGCCACCCGGGTGAGGACGACGTCCCGGGCCTGATCCTCATCCCCGCCGCGACGAGCAAGCTCGGCATCCCTGTCATCGCCTCGGGCGGCATCGCCGATTCACGCGGCCTCGTGGCGGCGCTCGCGCTCGGCGCCGACGGTGTCAACATGGGCACCCGCTTCATGTGCACGGTCGAATCGCCCGTGGCCCACGAGGTCAAGGAGCAGATCGTCCGCAACACCGAACTCGACACCAAGCTCATCTTCCGCACTTTGCGCAACACCGCTCGTGTCGCCACCAACGCGGTGAGCGAAGAGGTCGTCGAGATCGAATCGCGCGGAGCCGAATTCGGCGACATCGCCCACCTGGTCGCCGGTGCGCGCGGCCGCAAGGTGTTCGAGGACGGAGATCTCGACGCCGGTATCTGGACGGCCGGGCAGAGCCAGGGGCTCATCCACGACATCCCCACCGTCGGCGAACTGGTCGACCGCATGGTCACCGAGGCGGAGGCCGTCATCACGGGCCGCCTGAACGACATCGCCGGTGCCGACCGGACGGTGCGCGCATGA
- a CDS encoding enoyl-CoA hydratase produces MTSTTTESLRSELADGILRLTITRPRRMNAIDLTTMKTLSDAVKAAGDDERVRTIVVTGEGSAFCTGADLAAGAADPQDPGVVMDTANELVRTIASVPVPVIAAVNGPAAGVGVSIALAADLTYAAESAYFLLAFVNIGLMPDGGASLLVPAAIGRARAAEMALLGERVSAQDADRFGLVARTLPDAELAAHVDAVASRTASGPRRALELTKRALNASTLGELDAALAREKDGQVELLGSADFAEGAMAMLEKRPARFA; encoded by the coding sequence ATGACCTCGACCACCACCGAGAGCCTGCGGTCCGAACTCGCCGACGGCATCCTGCGACTGACCATCACGCGTCCGCGCCGGATGAACGCGATCGACCTGACCACGATGAAGACGCTGAGCGACGCGGTGAAGGCGGCCGGCGACGACGAACGCGTCCGTACGATCGTCGTCACCGGTGAGGGATCGGCGTTCTGCACGGGTGCGGACCTGGCTGCGGGAGCAGCGGATCCGCAGGACCCCGGTGTCGTCATGGACACCGCCAACGAACTGGTCCGGACGATCGCGTCCGTCCCGGTCCCCGTCATCGCGGCGGTCAACGGACCCGCCGCGGGCGTCGGTGTCTCGATCGCCCTCGCGGCCGATCTCACCTACGCGGCCGAGAGCGCGTACTTCCTGCTCGCCTTCGTCAACATCGGACTGATGCCCGACGGCGGCGCGAGCCTGCTGGTTCCCGCCGCGATCGGGCGGGCCCGGGCCGCCGAGATGGCACTGCTCGGCGAGCGGGTGTCCGCGCAGGACGCCGACCGGTTCGGACTGGTGGCCCGCACCCTGCCCGACGCCGAACTCGCCGCACATGTCGACGCCGTCGCCTCGCGGACCGCATCCGGCCCGCGACGTGCCCTGGAACTGACGAAGCGAGCCCTCAACGCCTCGACGCTCGGCGAACTCGACGCGGCGCTCGCGCGGGAAAAGGACGGCCAGGTCGAACTCCTCGGTTCCGCCGACTTCGCAGAGGGGGCCATGGCGATGCTGGAGAAGCGCCCCGCCCGCTTCGCCTGA
- the fadD5 gene encoding fatty-acid--CoA ligase FadD5 — protein MVPPSVVSEAVGSDATRFRSNNWNNQVARHALMIPDRTAFRFRGETITWSQLNTRVEKLADALSRRGVGFGDRIIILMLNRPEYVEIVLAANALGAIAVPVNFRLTAPEVAFLVGDSGAKAIVAEGPLVPLAAAARGQAEGIELSITVGAEPEGDSLSYEALVAEEGEPHPPVAIPNDTPALIMYTSGTTGRPKGAVLTHSNLEAQSLTCIRAFRLFDESGIGFCASPMFHIAALGSIAPSLMLGTPTVIHPVGAFDPEELLDVLEAENVTSLFLVPVQWQAMCAAQRAKPRKLKLRNISWGAAPSSDTILRAMAETFPDAFNVAVFGQTEMSPITCVLDGDDAIRKLGSVGRVIPTIQARVVDDEMNDVAPGEVGEIVYRGPTMMREYWNNPTATSEAFYGGWFHSGDLVRVDEEGFVYVVDRKKDMIISGGENIYCAEVENVLYGHPKVLEAAVIGRPDAKWGEVPVAVVALEPGNDDLTLDELQPYLNEHLARYKHPKEVVIVDALPRNASGKVVKGELRGGLPAVTQG, from the coding sequence ATGGTTCCCCCCTCTGTCGTTTCCGAAGCGGTCGGTTCCGACGCGACCCGCTTCCGTAGCAACAACTGGAACAATCAGGTGGCGCGCCACGCCCTGATGATTCCCGATCGCACGGCCTTCCGATTCCGCGGCGAGACCATCACCTGGTCGCAGCTGAACACGCGTGTCGAGAAGCTCGCCGATGCACTCTCGCGTCGCGGCGTCGGCTTCGGCGACCGCATCATCATCCTCATGCTCAACCGTCCGGAGTACGTCGAGATCGTGCTCGCGGCCAACGCCCTCGGTGCCATCGCCGTGCCGGTGAACTTCCGCCTCACCGCACCCGAGGTCGCCTTCCTCGTGGGTGATTCCGGCGCGAAGGCGATCGTCGCGGAGGGACCGCTCGTCCCGCTCGCCGCCGCCGCGCGTGGCCAGGCCGAGGGCATCGAACTGTCCATCACGGTCGGAGCCGAGCCGGAAGGCGACTCGCTCTCCTACGAGGCGCTCGTCGCCGAAGAGGGCGAACCCCACCCGCCGGTGGCGATCCCGAACGACACGCCCGCGCTCATCATGTACACCTCGGGCACCACGGGCCGGCCGAAGGGCGCCGTGCTCACCCACTCCAATCTCGAAGCGCAGTCGCTCACCTGCATCCGGGCCTTCCGTCTGTTCGACGAGTCGGGCATCGGTTTCTGCGCGTCGCCGATGTTCCACATCGCGGCCCTCGGCTCGATCGCCCCGAGCCTGATGCTCGGCACCCCCACCGTCATCCACCCGGTCGGCGCCTTCGACCCGGAGGAACTGCTCGACGTGCTCGAGGCCGAGAACGTCACCAGTCTGTTCCTCGTGCCGGTGCAGTGGCAGGCGATGTGCGCCGCGCAGCGGGCCAAGCCGCGGAAACTGAAGCTGCGCAACATCTCCTGGGGTGCGGCGCCGAGTTCCGACACGATCCTGCGGGCCATGGCGGAGACCTTCCCCGACGCCTTCAACGTGGCGGTCTTCGGGCAGACCGAGATGTCGCCCATCACCTGCGTGCTCGACGGCGACGACGCCATCCGCAAGCTCGGCTCCGTGGGCCGGGTCATCCCCACCATCCAGGCGCGCGTGGTCGACGACGAGATGAACGACGTCGCTCCCGGTGAGGTCGGCGAGATCGTCTACCGCGGCCCCACCATGATGCGCGAGTACTGGAACAACCCCACCGCCACCAGCGAGGCGTTCTACGGCGGATGGTTCCACTCCGGCGACCTCGTGCGCGTCGACGAGGAGGGCTTCGTCTACGTCGTCGACCGCAAGAAGGACATGATCATCTCGGGTGGCGAGAACATCTACTGCGCCGAGGTGGAGAACGTCCTGTACGGGCACCCCAAGGTGCTCGAGGCCGCGGTCATCGGCCGCCCCGACGCGAAGTGGGGCGAGGTGCCCGTCGCCGTCGTCGCGCTCGAGCCCGGCAACGACGATCTCACCCTCGACGAACTCCAGCCGTACCTGAACGAGCACCTCGCGCGGTACAAGCACCCCAAGGAGGTCGTGATCGTCGACGCCCTGCCCCGCAACGCGAGCGGCAAGGTCGTCAAGGGTGAACTCCGCGGCGGTCTCCCCGCCGTCACCCAGGGCTGA
- a CDS encoding metal-dependent hydrolase, which yields MTNLQVRKMRFAFADYDVPFLWNEENPAFSSMANAVSFLAIGFEKMIVNLIREITPRITDPEVLEEANAFMYQEGQHSTAHRQHVKGLIKSYPGLQETLDDVIGAFDKLTAETSAEYRLAYTADLEATFTPVFKLMLDNDASLFRPGDDRVASLFIWHFVEEVEHRSSALIIFDAVVGSDLYRMRQAPSVFKHVLDVIAIACEGFNKHVPLEERKIDAMSMFASYRRKQNLRRRLPFLQYEDHGPMPRAFDVLPLGEQLVALVGIVRSQMPKHNPDHEKLPALADVWFRRFDEGYDVSHWYTAETVGGRNN from the coding sequence ATGACGAACCTGCAGGTCCGCAAGATGCGTTTCGCATTCGCGGATTACGACGTGCCGTTCCTGTGGAACGAGGAGAACCCGGCCTTCTCGAGCATGGCCAACGCCGTCTCGTTCCTCGCGATCGGCTTCGAGAAGATGATCGTGAACCTGATCCGCGAGATCACCCCGCGCATCACCGATCCCGAGGTCCTCGAAGAGGCCAACGCCTTCATGTACCAGGAGGGGCAGCACTCCACCGCCCACCGGCAGCACGTGAAGGGTCTGATCAAGAGCTATCCGGGGCTGCAGGAGACGCTCGACGACGTCATCGGCGCCTTCGACAAGCTCACCGCCGAGACCTCCGCCGAATACCGCCTCGCGTACACCGCCGACCTCGAGGCGACCTTCACTCCGGTCTTCAAGCTCATGCTCGACAACGACGCATCGCTCTTCCGCCCCGGCGACGACCGGGTCGCCTCGTTGTTCATCTGGCATTTCGTCGAGGAGGTCGAACACCGCAGTTCGGCGCTCATCATCTTCGACGCGGTGGTCGGCAGCGATCTGTACCGCATGCGGCAGGCCCCCTCGGTGTTCAAGCACGTTCTCGACGTCATCGCCATCGCGTGCGAGGGCTTCAACAAACATGTGCCGCTGGAGGAACGGAAGATCGACGCGATGTCGATGTTCGCGTCGTACCGCCGTAAGCAGAACCTGCGGCGCCGGTTGCCGTTCCTGCAGTACGAGGACCACGGCCCGATGCCGCGTGCCTTCGACGTCCTGCCGCTCGGCGAACAGCTCGTCGCGTTGGTGGGCATCGTTCGCAGCCAGATGCCCAAGCACAATCCCGACCACGAGAAGCTGCCGGCGCTCGCCGACGTGTGGTTCCGTCGATTCGACGAAGGTTACGACGTCTCGCACTGGTACACGGCCGAAACCGTGGGCGGAAGGAACAACTGA
- a CDS encoding TetR/AcrR family transcriptional regulator, which translates to MARRRGWGGSPPADDEEASQRIVAAAVDLIDRTGAEISIADVAQSLGVIRQTVYRYFPSADALMRAAAIASVEGFLERLTRQVAGLDDPVEAMTEGVVYTLAEVRRTPHLGILLSSTYSNPHPEAIASEEAWMFGMAMIKRFDVDWEEHGYDDDSLAELVEYVLRTMQSFFVSPGTPPRSDDDLRRYLRRWMGTAILAQREWDSGNPATRDRSPVESGS; encoded by the coding sequence GTGGCACGTAGACGTGGGTGGGGTGGGAGTCCTCCCGCCGACGACGAAGAGGCGTCGCAGCGGATCGTGGCCGCTGCCGTCGACCTGATCGACCGGACCGGCGCGGAGATCAGCATTGCCGATGTGGCCCAGTCCCTCGGGGTGATCCGCCAGACGGTCTACCGCTACTTCCCCAGCGCGGACGCCCTGATGCGTGCGGCCGCCATCGCCTCGGTCGAAGGATTCCTGGAACGACTCACCCGGCAGGTCGCGGGACTCGACGATCCGGTCGAGGCCATGACCGAAGGTGTGGTCTACACGCTCGCGGAGGTGCGTCGCACCCCGCACCTCGGCATCCTGCTGTCGAGCACCTATTCGAACCCGCATCCCGAGGCGATCGCCTCGGAGGAGGCGTGGATGTTCGGCATGGCGATGATCAAGCGGTTCGACGTCGACTGGGAGGAACACGGCTACGACGACGACTCCCTCGCGGAGCTGGTCGAGTACGTGCTGCGCACGATGCAGTCGTTCTTCGTCTCGCCGGGAACCCCGCCACGCTCCGACGACGATCTGCGCCGCTACCTGCGACGATGGATGGGTACGGCGATCCTCGCCCAGCGGGAGTGGGATTCCGGCAATCCCGCGACGCGCGACCGCTCTCCCGTAGAGTCCGGCTCGTGA
- a CDS encoding rhodanese-like domain-containing protein, whose protein sequence is MTNEQQIRRADRTRDGDPQNVPRPLEGEADRTVVETTWGEVQPMQVAAGVATVGELEVIELLDRGAALVDTRVPDSRSGVSLPGAVNIPHEDIVERKGELDPARTTIVLCNGPQCPQSPDAIRKLIDAGYPASALAYYRGGLHDWATLGFPLASVRPAS, encoded by the coding sequence GTGACGAACGAGCAGCAGATCAGGCGTGCCGATCGTACGCGCGACGGCGACCCGCAGAACGTTCCCCGCCCGCTGGAGGGCGAAGCCGACCGCACGGTGGTGGAGACGACCTGGGGCGAGGTGCAGCCGATGCAGGTGGCGGCGGGCGTGGCGACCGTCGGTGAACTCGAGGTGATCGAACTGCTCGACCGGGGAGCTGCGCTGGTGGACACGCGGGTGCCCGATTCCCGGAGCGGGGTGAGCCTCCCCGGTGCCGTGAACATCCCGCACGAGGACATCGTCGAGAGGAAGGGCGAGCTCGACCCCGCCCGGACGACGATCGTCTTGTGCAACGGTCCCCAGTGCCCTCAGTCGCCCGATGCGATCCGGAAGCTGATCGATGCCGGATATCCCGCGTCCGCGCTCGCCTACTACCGCGGGGGCCTGCACGACTGGGCGACTCTGGGATTCCCCCTCGCCTCGGTCCGGCCGGCGTCGTGA
- a CDS encoding alpha/beta fold hydrolase, producing MGERITTVERNGLRFGIRDDGPIHGDPIVLLHGFPQDSRVWEAVAPHLHAAGYRTFAPDQRGYSPDARPPRRRDYGLDLLVDDVAALIESVPGGRAHVVGHDWGAAVAWVLAAHRPDLVRTVTAVSVPHPTAFMRSFFTSGQLLRSWYMLAFQLPWIPETLLSREKVARLLLHGTGQPSAATDRDVARLKDRAAVRAGINWYRAVPLSNPKSPFGKITVPALMVWSDDDAAIGSAGVDATARYVSGPYRRETLVGTSHWIPDEEPEKLARSILEHVAAHG from the coding sequence GTGGGGGAGCGCATCACGACCGTCGAGCGGAACGGACTCCGGTTCGGCATCCGCGACGACGGGCCCATCCACGGCGACCCCATCGTTCTTCTCCACGGCTTCCCGCAGGACTCCCGGGTCTGGGAGGCGGTCGCGCCCCACTTGCACGCCGCGGGGTATCGCACCTTCGCCCCGGATCAGCGCGGCTACTCGCCCGACGCCCGACCGCCCCGCCGCCGTGACTACGGCCTCGACCTGCTCGTCGACGACGTCGCGGCGCTCATCGAGTCGGTGCCCGGTGGTCGCGCGCACGTCGTCGGCCACGACTGGGGAGCCGCCGTCGCGTGGGTGCTCGCGGCGCATCGTCCCGATCTCGTCCGCACCGTGACGGCGGTGTCGGTTCCGCATCCGACGGCGTTCATGCGCTCGTTCTTCACCAGCGGGCAGTTGCTGCGCTCGTGGTACATGCTCGCCTTCCAGCTGCCCTGGATCCCGGAGACTCTACTGAGCAGGGAGAAGGTTGCACGGCTGTTGCTGCACGGCACCGGCCAGCCGTCCGCCGCCACCGACCGCGATGTCGCGCGGCTGAAGGACCGTGCCGCGGTGCGGGCCGGCATCAACTGGTATCGCGCTGTGCCCCTGTCGAATCCGAAATCGCCCTTCGGGAAGATCACCGTGCCCGCACTCATGGTGTGGAGCGACGACGACGCGGCGATCGGATCCGCCGGGGTCGACGCGACGGCCCGCTACGTCAGTGGGCCGTACCGGCGGGAAACGCTCGTCGGTACGAGCCACTGGATTCCGGACGAGGAGCCGGAGAAGCTTGCGCGGTCGATCCTCGAACACGTCGCCGCGCACGGCTGA
- a CDS encoding type 1 glutamine amidotransferase: MSESTVRIGLVLPDVMGTYGDGGNALVLRQRLRMRGHNAEIVEIGLNDPVPESLDLYTLGGAEDAAQRLATRHLQRYPGLQRAAERGAPVLAICAAIQVLGHWYETSSGERVDGVGILDATTSPQQTRAIGEIVIRPTLSGLTQPLTGFENHRGGTTLGSDATGLGRVDRGVGNGVGDGLEGAVQGSVIGTYLHGPVLARNPELADHLLMRALGVDSLPPLDLPEVDLLRQERLRA, translated from the coding sequence ATGTCTGAGTCGACCGTCCGCATCGGACTCGTCCTGCCCGACGTGATGGGCACCTACGGCGACGGAGGCAACGCCCTGGTGCTGCGCCAGCGCCTGCGGATGCGCGGTCACAACGCCGAGATCGTCGAGATCGGACTGAACGATCCCGTTCCCGAGTCCCTCGATCTCTACACCCTCGGTGGTGCCGAGGACGCCGCGCAGCGACTGGCCACGCGGCACCTGCAGCGCTATCCGGGTCTGCAGCGCGCCGCCGAGCGCGGAGCGCCCGTGCTGGCCATCTGCGCCGCGATCCAGGTGCTCGGCCACTGGTACGAAACGTCCTCGGGCGAACGTGTCGACGGTGTCGGCATCCTCGACGCGACCACCTCGCCGCAGCAGACCCGCGCGATCGGTGAGATCGTCATCCGCCCCACCCTCTCCGGCCTCACCCAGCCGCTGACGGGATTCGAGAACCACCGCGGTGGAACGACTCTCGGGTCCGACGCCACCGGGCTCGGCCGCGTCGACCGCGGTGTCGGCAACGGCGTGGGCGACGGACTCGAAGGCGCGGTACAGGGTTCGGTGATCGGCACCTACCTGCACGGTCCCGTGCTCGCTCGCAATCCCGAACTCGCCGATCATCTCCTGATGCGCGCTCTGGGAGTCGACTCGCTGCCGCCGCTGGATCTGCCCGAGGTCGATCTGCTGAGGCAGGAACGGTTGCGCGCCTGA